In a genomic window of Arvicanthis niloticus isolate mArvNil1 chromosome 8, mArvNil1.pat.X, whole genome shotgun sequence:
- the LOC117713711 gene encoding tubulin beta-2A chain: MREIVHIQAGQCGNQIGAKFWEVISDEHGIDPTGSYHGDSDLQLERINVYYNEAAGNKYVPRAILVDLEPGTMDSVRSGPFGQIFRPDNFVFGQSGAGNNWAKGHYTEGAELVDSVLDVVRKESESCDCLQGFQLTHSLGGGTGSGMGTLLISKIREEYPDRIMNTFSVMPSPKVSDTVVEPYNATLSVHQLVENTDETYSIDNEALYDICFRTLKLTTPTYGDLNHLVSATMSGVTTCLRFPGQLNADLRKLAVNMVPFPRLHFFMPGFAPLTSRGSQQYRALTVPELTQQMFDSKNMMAACDPRHGRYLTVAAIFRGRMSMKEVDEQMLNVQNKNSSYFVEWIPNNVKTAVCDIPPRGLKMSATFIGNSTAIQELFKRISEQFTAMFRRKAFLHWYTGEGMDEMEFTEAESNMNDLVSEYQQYQDATADEQGEFEEEEGEDEA, from the exons ATGCGCGAGATCGTGCACATCCAGGCGGGCCAGTGCGGCAACCAGATCGGTGCTAAG TTTTGGGAGGTGATAAGCGATGAGCATGGCATCGACCCCACTGGCAGTTACCATGGTGACAGTGACTTGCAGCTGGAGAGAATCAATGTGTACTACAATGAAGCTGCTG GCAACAAATATGTACCTCGGGCCATCCTAGTGGACCTGGAGCCTGGCACCATGGACTCAGTGAGGTCGGGACCATTTGGCCAGATCTTCAGGCCAGACAACTTTGTGTTCG GCCAGAGTGGTGCAGGAAATAACTGGGCAAAGGGCCACTACACAGAGGGTGCCGAGCTGGTGGACTCTGTCCTGGATGTGGTGAGGAAGGAGTCAGAAAGTTGTGACTGTCTCCAGGGCTTCCAGCTGACCCACTCACTGGGGGGAGGCACTGGCTCAGGCATGGGGACCCTGCTCATCAGCAAGATCAGAGAAGAGTACCCAGACCGCATCATGAACACCTTCAGCGTCATGCCCTCACCCAAGGTCTCCGACACTGTGGTGGAGCCCTACAATGCCACCCTCTCCGTGCACCAGCTGGTAGAGAACACAGATGAAACCTATTCCATTGACAATGAGGCCCTGTATGACATCTGCTTCCGCACCCTGAAGCTGACCACACCCACCTATGGCGATCTCAATCACCTGGTGTCAGCCACCATGAGTGGAGTGACCACCTGCCTGCGCTTCCCAGGCCAGCTGAACGCAGACCTGCGCAAGCTGGCTGTGAACATGGTGCCCTTCCCACGCCTGCACTTCTTCATGCCAGGCTTTGCACCCCTGACCAGCAGGGGCAGCCAGCAGTACCGAGCCCTGACAGTGCCCGAGCTCACCCAGCAGATGTTCGACTCCAAGAACATGATGGCTGCCTGTGACCCGCGCCATGGCCGCTACCTGACAGTGGCTGCCATTTTCCGTGGCCGCATGTCCATGAAGGAGGTGGATGAGCAGATGCTCAACGTGCAGAACAAGAACAGCAGCTACTTCGTGGAGTGGATCCCCAACAATGTGAAGACGGCCGTGTGTGACATCCCTCCTCGTGGCCTCAAGATGTCAGCCACCTTCATTGGCAACAGCACTGCCATCCAGGAGCTGTTCAAGCGCATCTCGGAGCAGTTCACTGCCATGTTCCGGCGCAAGGCTTTCCTGCACTGGTACACGGGAGAAGGCATGGACGAGATGGAGTTCACCGAGGCGGAGAGCAACATGAATGACCTGGTGTCTGAGTATCAGCAGTACCAGGATGCCACAGCTGATGAGCAGGGCGagtttgaggaggaggagggcgagGATGAGGCTTAA